A window of the Candidatus Omnitrophota bacterium genome harbors these coding sequences:
- a CDS encoding tetratricopeptide repeat protein, protein MVRHGKQFKAFLFVGYNGIGGIHIQDADGDRAEEIRHGDNRKMMKKTIIALAILGVFSTTDSHGAFYNPGWSARAEGMGGVFCASGGDASSLFYNPAAIRGLDSPEFVLMGFKPYMSLSGVEWKYYQFSAVYPKDSFTMGMAYSGFNAQSLYFENSLLLSGAFSRGSADIGGSLKYLSHSYNLPHEMQPFFDSNSASGFSADMGAVFKLNGTFSAGLSAENIIPVDLGIKYEDEVPSIYRMGFSAKAPELGFFQNVLTGMDLIYRSQDWGDKLSWGLGAEAWFADKTLAVRCGYSVTALNMGASFVVEDRSVGLDYSFSLPLEIQDNSGSHRIQMVFRFSPPREQVLPKNMDGIKVPVRRSDAVPDLKSEDAYPEDVKPAVSKPAPVPFERVETRPDDTAPVAEKISEIYPDDIVPAVPDPAPAAIKKAQPPTKKAGATDEAETTSDMDAEIKRMEEEILGAPAPPPPSAPARMTPAEKAKAGAHFNKATELYKQGRYEEAIAEWQEVLKINPDHKLSKQKINKAQSLIDTK, encoded by the coding sequence ATGGTACGGCACGGAAAACAATTCAAGGCCTTCCTCTTCGTCGGATATAATGGAATCGGGGGCATACATATACAGGACGCAGACGGCGACAGGGCAGAAGAAATACGGCACGGTGATAATCGTAAAATGATGAAGAAAACAATCATAGCTCTTGCGATTTTGGGCGTGTTCTCAACGACAGATTCGCACGGAGCCTTTTATAATCCCGGCTGGTCGGCGAGGGCCGAAGGTATGGGCGGCGTTTTCTGCGCCTCCGGCGGCGACGCGTCGTCGCTTTTCTATAACCCCGCCGCCATAAGAGGGCTTGATTCCCCCGAGTTCGTGCTCATGGGTTTCAAACCTTATATGAGCCTCAGCGGCGTTGAGTGGAAGTATTATCAGTTTTCGGCTGTGTATCCAAAGGATTCTTTTACGATGGGCATGGCTTACTCCGGTTTCAACGCTCAAAGCCTTTATTTTGAGAACAGCCTTTTGCTTTCCGGGGCTTTTTCACGGGGTTCCGCGGACATCGGGGGCAGTTTGAAATATTTGAGCCATTCTTACAATCTGCCTCATGAAATGCAGCCATTTTTTGATTCAAACAGCGCCTCGGGTTTCAGCGCCGACATGGGCGCCGTGTTCAAACTGAACGGGACTTTCTCGGCGGGCCTGTCCGCGGAAAACATTATTCCAGTAGATCTGGGAATAAAATACGAAGACGAGGTGCCGTCAATTTACAGGATGGGTTTCTCGGCAAAAGCGCCGGAACTTGGTTTTTTTCAGAATGTTCTCACCGGTATGGATCTTATATACCGCTCGCAGGACTGGGGTGATAAACTGAGCTGGGGTCTTGGAGCGGAAGCATGGTTTGCGGATAAGACTCTCGCCGTGCGCTGCGGATACAGCGTGACGGCGCTTAACATGGGGGCGAGTTTCGTCGTTGAGGACAGGAGTGTGGGGCTGGATTATTCTTTTTCGCTGCCCCTTGAAATTCAGGACAATTCGGGCTCTCACCGCATTCAGATGGTTTTCCGCTTTTCTCCGCCCAGAGAACAGGTGCTGCCGAAAAATATGGACGGAATCAAGGTGCCTGTCAGACGCTCAGACGCCGTGCCGGACCTGAAATCCGAAGACGCTTATCCGGAAGATGTTAAACCCGCTGTTTCCAAACCTGCTCCTGTCCCGTTCGAGCGCGTGGAGACACGGCCTGATGATACAGCACCTGTCGCTGAGAAGATATCAGAAATTTATCCGGATGATATTGTTCCCGCTGTTCCCGATCCGGCGCCTGCCGCGATCAAAAAAGCGCAGCCGCCAACCAAAAAAGCCGGGGCCACCGACGAGGCGGAAACAACTTCTGACATGGACGCCGAAATCAAAAGGATGGAAGAAGAGATTTTAGGCGCGCCCGCGCCGCCGCCGCCGTCGGCTCCTGCGCGCATGACACCCGCGGAGAAGGCGAAAGCCGGAGCGCATTTCAACAAAGCCACAGAACTTTATAAACAGGGCAGATATGAAGAGGCGATAGCCGAATGGCAGGAAGTTCTCAAAATAAATCCCGACCACAAACTCTCAAAACAGAAAATCAACAAAGCCCAAAGTTTGATTGACACTAAATAA
- a CDS encoding tetratricopeptide repeat protein: MKAKAGAHFNKATELYKQGRYEEAIAEWQEVLKINPAHELSKQKINKAQSLIDSK, from the coding sequence CTGAAGGCGAAAGCCGGCGCGCATTTCAACAAAGCCACGGAACTTTACAAACAGGGCAGATATGAAGAGGCGATAGCCGAATGGCAGGAAGTTCTCAAAATAAATCCCGCCCACGAACTCTCAAAACAGAAAATCAACAAAGCCCAAAGTTTGATTGACAGTAAATAA
- a CDS encoding ATP-dependent RecD-like DNA helicase — MNNAPDKAQLNFDFLTDREKNYAEVSGEIKNIIYANPDTGWKVAQVLTATKKEAKICGYLPGIKTGDMIHARCTKTSHPQFGESFQIDEFYRELPYQKEGVIKFMMSCIDGVGEQMAERIVKKFKDKSLEILEENPEKLLEVEGISEKLLEKIKKSSSSINTSVKELILIGFSPKWASRIYLKYGAEAASLIKKRPYRLIRDFKGIGFKKAEIIAGNVGVGKMDSERIAAGIYFSINTILQKTGHNFLYLNEVVRSASRLLEIPRAWAESETLSNKGLVIENDMVYLPRYYEAENAVAERIAEKIKLPVFEVKNFYDLIKGIESEVKINFSPDQIEAVKRALSNPMTVITGAAGTGKSTLCVGLLALLDKLGKTYALCAPTGKAANKIENLTGKSASTIHRLFKYSPADGFRVNSEEPLEKDYLIVDEASMVDILLLQALCEGAGKNTRIVFIGDPYQLPPVDAGNSLQALVGSYSISQIMLPEVFRQKKESTILKNASMINMEKAFPMTNADDFEFIDTGSPEEMIKALYSSIDKLKKAGYHPIKDINILTPLNKGGGDISVSNLNIRLRDWLNPASEETSFLVHDREFRVGDKVMQRKNDYDLDIYNGDIGIITDDTHSENRVTVDFDGKEKSIPYSRMDNITLNYAMTVHKSQGSESRAVIFLATRSGCYFLLNKNLFYTAITRAREKLIMIMPYEVVKMAVGYNIRRQSFLSRRIQKLVMGREKN, encoded by the coding sequence ATGAATAACGCCCCTGATAAAGCGCAGCTGAATTTTGATTTCCTGACCGACAGAGAAAAAAATTACGCCGAGGTGAGCGGCGAGATCAAAAACATAATATACGCAAACCCGGACACCGGGTGGAAAGTGGCCCAGGTGCTGACCGCAACTAAAAAAGAGGCGAAGATCTGCGGCTACCTGCCGGGTATAAAAACAGGCGATATGATCCATGCCCGCTGCACGAAAACCTCGCATCCGCAATTCGGAGAGAGCTTCCAGATCGACGAATTCTACAGGGAACTCCCCTACCAGAAAGAGGGCGTTATAAAATTCATGATGTCCTGTATTGACGGCGTCGGGGAGCAGATGGCCGAAAGAATAGTGAAAAAATTCAAAGACAAGTCCCTGGAAATACTTGAGGAAAATCCCGAAAAGCTGCTTGAGGTGGAAGGCATCAGCGAAAAGCTTCTGGAAAAAATAAAAAAAAGCTCCTCCTCAATAAACACCAGCGTCAAAGAACTCATACTCATAGGTTTTTCGCCGAAGTGGGCCAGCCGCATCTACTTGAAATACGGCGCGGAGGCAGCCTCTCTTATCAAGAAGCGCCCATACAGGCTGATACGCGATTTCAAAGGCATAGGTTTCAAAAAAGCCGAGATCATAGCCGGCAATGTCGGTGTGGGGAAAATGGACTCCGAGCGTATCGCGGCCGGCATATATTTCTCGATCAACACAATTCTTCAGAAAACAGGCCACAATTTCCTCTACCTCAACGAGGTCGTTCGCTCCGCGTCAAGACTCCTTGAAATACCCCGCGCGTGGGCGGAATCAGAAACGCTTTCCAACAAGGGCCTCGTCATAGAAAACGACATGGTGTACCTTCCCAGGTATTACGAGGCCGAAAACGCCGTAGCCGAAAGAATAGCGGAAAAAATAAAGCTCCCCGTGTTTGAAGTGAAAAATTTTTATGACCTTATAAAAGGAATAGAATCGGAGGTGAAGATCAACTTCTCGCCCGACCAGATAGAGGCTGTGAAAAGAGCCCTTTCCAATCCCATGACGGTTATAACAGGCGCCGCTGGCACAGGAAAAAGCACGCTCTGCGTAGGGCTGCTGGCGCTGCTGGATAAACTCGGAAAAACCTATGCTCTATGCGCGCCGACGGGAAAAGCGGCCAACAAGATTGAAAATCTCACGGGTAAAAGTGCGTCTACAATTCACCGCCTTTTCAAATACTCTCCGGCCGACGGCTTCCGCGTTAACTCTGAAGAACCTCTTGAAAAAGATTATCTGATCGTTGACGAGGCCTCAATGGTGGATATACTCCTCCTTCAGGCGCTCTGTGAAGGCGCGGGAAAGAACACCCGGATCGTTTTCATCGGAGACCCCTATCAGCTGCCTCCGGTGGACGCGGGTAATTCCCTGCAGGCGCTGGTCGGGAGCTATTCCATATCCCAGATAATGCTCCCCGAGGTGTTCCGCCAGAAAAAAGAATCCACCATCCTCAAAAACGCCTCTATGATAAACATGGAGAAGGCCTTCCCTATGACCAACGCCGACGATTTTGAGTTCATAGACACAGGCTCGCCCGAGGAAATGATCAAAGCCCTGTATTCCTCCATAGACAAACTCAAAAAGGCGGGTTATCACCCTATAAAGGACATAAACATACTGACCCCTCTCAATAAAGGGGGCGGCGATATTTCAGTTTCCAACCTGAACATACGCCTCCGCGACTGGCTGAACCCCGCCTCGGAGGAAACTTCATTCCTCGTCCACGACAGGGAATTCCGTGTAGGCGACAAAGTGATGCAGAGGAAAAACGATTACGACCTGGATATATACAACGGCGACATAGGCATCATCACCGATGACACGCACAGCGAAAACCGCGTGACGGTGGATTTTGACGGAAAAGAAAAAAGCATTCCCTATTCAAGGATGGACAACATCACTCTCAATTACGCGATGACCGTGCACAAATCCCAGGGCAGCGAATCCAGGGCGGTGATATTTCTGGCCACCCGGAGCGGCTGTTATTTTCTGCTGAACAAAAACCTTTTTTATACGGCCATCACCCGCGCCAGGGAAAAACTCATAATGATCATGCCCTACGAAGTCGTTAAAATGGCCGTCGGCTACAACATCCGGCGGCAGTCGTTCCTTTCGCGCCGCATACAGAAACTTGTCATGGGCCGCGAAAAAAACTGA
- a CDS encoding PD-(D/E)XK nuclease family protein codes for MATDIKPVELKSVSASKLRLYLQCPRRYYYAYGEGIFQEENPATRFGSYIHAVIEDYCKALVAAGVSRDMEKLYSAANSRKKEFPGIPETGDLSFFEADVFLNRFASKEINPETLYAVEKAFDIPFYDNEKVSLTGRIDRMDIISGKDISALHIIDYKTGKNELSEEELKADIQMKFYICAAFLLYRKHHKNIRFTLAYLRDGNELSFETSQPEIFCGEIECLIRELASDNSYVKRPGPLCRHCPAIKICKPELKNE; via the coding sequence ATGGCAACAGACATCAAACCGGTGGAACTCAAAAGCGTCTCCGCTTCAAAATTGCGGCTGTATCTTCAATGCCCGCGGCGCTACTATTACGCTTACGGTGAAGGCATTTTCCAGGAGGAAAACCCGGCCACGCGTTTCGGCTCATACATACACGCGGTGATAGAGGATTACTGCAAAGCTCTGGTCGCGGCCGGAGTGAGCCGGGACATGGAGAAACTTTACTCCGCTGCGAACTCCCGCAAAAAAGAATTCCCGGGAATCCCAGAAACCGGAGACCTGTCTTTTTTTGAAGCGGATGTCTTCCTCAACCGCTTCGCCTCAAAAGAGATAAACCCGGAAACGCTGTATGCCGTTGAAAAAGCTTTTGACATCCCTTTTTATGACAACGAAAAAGTGAGTCTCACCGGGCGTATAGACAGAATGGACATCATCTCCGGAAAAGACATCAGCGCGCTGCACATAATAGACTACAAAACCGGAAAGAACGAATTGAGCGAAGAAGAACTGAAAGCGGACATACAGATGAAGTTTTACATATGCGCGGCTTTTCTCCTCTACAGAAAACACCACAAAAATATCCGCTTCACCCTCGCATATCTGCGGGACGGCAATGAGCTGAGTTTTGAAACATCCCAGCCGGAAATATTCTGCGGTGAAATAGAATGCCTGATACGAGAGCTCGCCTCGGACAACTCTTATGTCAAACGCCCGGGGCCCCTGTGCAGGCACTGCCCCGCCATCAAAATATGCAAGCCGGAGCTGAAGAATGAATAA
- a CDS encoding class I SAM-dependent methyltransferase: protein MNCPKCALCGGKAAPYSSAPHYFVCENCGFVFLNRTKVVSRQDEKERYLKHTNDQGDAGYTKMLEEFIKICVAPFAHAPGPALDYGSGPEPVLAGILEKMGYKVDIYDPFFAPAADFDPGKYGIVTAVEVIEHMKCPLSDIRIIADILKPGGIFAGRTMFLTKEDFALWWYRLDITHISFYSRESLSYIALETGMKTILFKEPCFFVMKKNG, encoded by the coding sequence ATGAATTGCCCTAAATGCGCTCTTTGCGGAGGTAAGGCGGCCCCGTATTCTTCAGCGCCTCATTATTTCGTCTGTGAAAACTGCGGTTTTGTCTTTCTTAACAGGACTAAAGTTGTTTCCCGCCAGGACGAGAAAGAGCGCTATCTCAAGCACACGAATGACCAGGGCGATGCCGGTTACACTAAAATGCTTGAGGAATTCATAAAGATCTGTGTCGCGCCTTTCGCTCATGCCCCCGGCCCGGCGCTAGATTACGGCTCCGGACCGGAGCCGGTTCTTGCCGGTATTTTAGAGAAGATGGGGTATAAAGTTGACATATATGACCCCTTTTTCGCGCCCGCTGCAGATTTTGATCCGGGAAAATACGGCATTGTCACGGCCGTTGAGGTGATAGAGCACATGAAATGTCCTTTATCGGATATTCGGATCATAGCGGATATTCTGAAACCCGGCGGAATTTTCGCCGGAAGGACGATGTTTCTTACAAAAGAGGATTTTGCTCTTTGGTGGTACCGCCTCGATATCACGCACATTTCATTTTATTCCCGGGAATCTCTGTCATATATAGCTTTGGAAACGGGCATGAAGACCATACTGTTTAAGGAACCCTGTTTTTTCGTCATGAAAAAAAATGGCTGA